In the Zingiber officinale cultivar Zhangliang chromosome 5A, Zo_v1.1, whole genome shotgun sequence genome, gaaggatttttgtgtttttatttttgctggatattcaaccccctctagccgaccaccacgatccaacaaatggtatcagagccagggtgcttcaggaggactaaccgccgaatgaagcaCCGAATTAATGgtcggagctaacatctatccaccaacgttcgagggggagttcacgtttTGGAAGCGACAGATGGAgattattttaaaactgattttaatttgttattaataatgacgtatgattttgatatgcccaaaagcaaagaaggagaagaacttgaggagcatctaTGGACTGACGAGCAGCGCGACGAATTCATGACAAACGGTAAGGCTGAGTCTTGCCTTCTGAGCGTACTACCTGCCAAGGATCTCGACGGAGCCAGAAAATAcagaagcgcaaaagaactttgggaaaagttcttgaaactcTATGAAGAAACATTTGAAGCCGACTCCTCGATGAACACCGAGCCGTCGTCAAAAGATTCTGAGATTGAGGAAATTGCCGGAACATCTCTCACTGTCAAGCATCTACCAGAAGACGCAATCAACTCTTCCTCattgagcatcgagagcattaaCGAAAAGGGAGCAACGtcggaagaaaacaactcaacagTGGGAGAATCAACGggcgacaaggtaagtcaggtatgagcTCCACCTCTTGATcaattgattaaatcaatcaaaaCATTGTCGATAGATCTTTGTGAAGTAGAAGTTATATTATCGAAAAAAAATTTcgaattagaaattaaattattgaaagacttttgtgaattagaaattcaaaataaaacaaagaataatGAAAAGGAAGAGGTGAAACCTTTTTCGTGAGTGTCAGCAAAGTGGGTGGTTGGTTAGAGCTTTGCTTGCAATAACGTGGATGGTCGGCGACACAAGAAGGCAACAAGAAAGGTTGACTATAGCAATCCTTGCTACAAAAAGGTGAAAAAGAAACAAAGAGTTGCATGTGAAAATTACGATGTTGAGAAGAAATCTGGTGCGACGAGGAAGAAACAAAGGATCATGGTTATGATGCACGTAGAAATTAATAGGTAGcggaaagaaataatataaatctttttgataatcttattactaaaatcaattgatttatttataaaaattacctaaaataataataaaaaaattaaataaaacataccatcataataattataaatatgataatataatagacttgaaaatattaattttccTATATGCCAAATATaaccaaatataataaattttaattattcgaaatcaattaaaaattattttcattattttcatTATAGTTCTTACATTGATAGCAAAAGCAATGTTGAGCTGCATGCAATATGCAATTCGCAAGTTGTAATATTAATTCCAACAAAATGCAGAGGCGTCCTAGCTAGTCCAGCAGCATCGGGTTCAGCCGCGGGACCGGcacgcacaccaagtgtttgttcCTAACAAGCGTCACGCTCAATCCTTCAGCCATGTCCACCTTCCCCCCATCCTCCGACTCCCAATCGAAGCACTGTAGCATCGCCGCCAGCGCACACGGTACGAAATGCAGCGCCAGAGACGCCCCCGGACAAAGTCTGCGTCCGCTTCCGAAGGGAATCAGCTCGAAGTGCTGCCCCCTGACGTCCAATTTCTGTCCGGGCTCCTCCAGGAACCTCTCTGGCCGGAACTCAAATGGCTCCGGCCATTGCTCCGGGTCCCTTCCATTGGCCCAGACGTTGACGAAGACCGTCGTGTTTGCCGGAATATCGTATCCTTTGATCTTGGTGTCCCTAGTGGACCGCCGAGGGATCATAGGGCCAGAGGGATGCAACCGCATTGTTTCCTTGATGATGGCCTGCATGTACGGGAGGTTGGCCACGTCGGACTCCTGCACCAGTCTTTTCTTGCCGACCACCGCTTCGATCTCATCTTGTGCCTTGCGCAGGATGTCCGGGTGGTTGATGAGTTCCGCCAGTCCCCACTCCAAGGTGAGGGCCGAAGTGTCGGTGCCGGCGACGAAGATATCCATCACGAAGGCTTTTATATGTTCCCTACTCAATCTCACTTCTGCACTGGAATCATCTGCGATGTCAATCAATATATCCAGCAAATCCTTGATTCCACCGCTCTTTTTTTTCCTCGCCTCCTCTTTTTCCTTCATGATCCTCTCCATCATCGCATCGTACCTTTGGCGGACGTCCTTCGACCTCTTATCGAACCCCTGCAAGTCCCAATTCTTGCATATTCCAATAAAATCTGCCATATTGAACTTACCCACCAACTCCGCCACTCCCTCCACGATCTTCCTCATCTCCATCGCCTCCCCGTCCGACCCGCAGCATCGGTGGCCCGTGGTCATCCGGGATATCACATTGTTGGTGAGATTTAACACTTCGCTGCCCATGTTGATGCTGGTTCTTCCAACCTTGCATCTGTCGTACAAGGACCGAACGAGCGAGACCACCTCTTCAGTCCGGATGGGGAGGAGCTGGTCGATCGTCCGTCCTCCCAGGAGCTCCGACATGCACAGTTTCTTCAAGAACCTCCAGTGAGGACCGTAGGGCGCGAAGACGAAGCCGGAGCAGTCGTAGGCGATGTAACTGGAGACCCTAAACTGAGGGCGGTCCGACCAAGCCGTCTCCTGCGTTCTCATAATCTCTTTGATCATGGAAGAGGAGGAGACCACGATGCAGGGGACAGAACCGAGGCGGAGGCCGATCAGGCCACCGTAGCGCTTAGAGAGCTTATGGAACGATTGGTGGGGGATCGGTCTGAGGTGATGGAGGTG is a window encoding:
- the LOC121979444 gene encoding 3,9-dihydroxypterocarpan 6A-monooxygenase-like; translated protein: MAAADLQSLAIPILVIVFSILILTWRRRRPALRLPPGPIALPIIGHLHHLRPIPHQSFHKLSKRYGGLIGLRLGSVPCIVVSSSSMIKEIMRTQETAWSDRPQFRVSSYIAYDCSGFVFAPYGPHWRFLKKLCMSELLGGRTIDQLLPIRTEEVVSLVRSLYDRCKVGRTSINMGSEVLNLTNNVISRMTTGHRCCGSDGEAMEMRKIVEGVAELVGKFNMADFIGICKNWDLQGFDKRSKDVRQRYDAMMERIMKEKEEARKKKSGGIKDLLDILIDIADDSSAEVRLSREHIKAFVMDIFVAGTDTSALTLEWGLAELINHPDILRKAQDEIEAVVGKKRLVQESDVANLPYMQAIIKETMRLHPSGPMIPRRSTRDTKIKGYDIPANTTVFVNVWANGRDPEQWPEPFEFRPERFLEEPGQKLDVRGQHFELIPFGSGRRLCPGASLALHFVPCALAAMLQCFDWESEDGGKVDMAEGLSVTLVRNKHLVCVPVPRLNPMLLD